A part of Anabas testudineus chromosome 7, fAnaTes1.2, whole genome shotgun sequence genomic DNA contains:
- the apobec2b gene encoding C->U-editing enzyme APOBEC-2b, translated as MADRNSRLTVKRKEKKVENKTNDEKDKEKDKGKEKAGKKPDKAAKKPEKTPDQPKTDEEQKRNGESGGATGGETVNSEENGEFQPIELPPFEIVTGEQMSPFYFKFQFRNVEYSSGRNKTLLCFRVDTAGGSTEPLRGYMEDEHATVHAEEAFFQQVLPNPSQEYDITWYVSSSPCVACAAKLTSILQQHKKLRLCIFCSRLFEWEQPEIAEGLRALVGAGCKLRMMKPADFVHVWETYVEKEDQSYTPWEDCQENYEYYVEKLADILK; from the exons ATGGCGGACAGAAACAGCCGGCTCACTGttaagaggaaagagaaaaaggtggaaaacaaaacaaatgatgagAAGGACAAAGAGAAGGATAAGGGGAAGGAGAAAGCTGGGAAAAAGCCCGATAAAGCTGCGAAGAAGCCGGAGAAGACCCCCGATCAACCCAAGACAGATGAAGAACAGAAGAGGAACGGGGAAAGCGGAGGAGCAACAGGAGGGGagacagtgaacagtgaagaaAATGGAGAGTTTCAGCCCATTGAGCTGCCACCGTTTGAGATCGTCACAGG GGAACAGATGAGCCCGTTCTACTTCAAGTTTCAGTTCAGGAACGTGGAGTACTCATCAGGAAGAAACAAAACCCTGCTGTGCTTCAGAGTGGATACAGCGGGAGGCAGCACAGAGCCACTCAGAGGTTACATGGAGGATGAACATGCCACAGTTCATGCTGAAGAGGCCTTCTTTCAACAG GTGCTCCCCAACCCCTCCCAGGAGTATGATATCACGTGGTATGTGTCCTCCAGTCCCTGTGTGGCTTGTGCAGCCAAGCTGACCAGCATCCTCCAGCAGCACAAAAAGCTCCGTCTCTGCATATTCTGCTCCCGTCTTTTTGAGTGGGAGCAGCCAGAGATAGCAGAGGGGCTCCGGGCTCTGGTGGGCGCCGGCTGCAAACTGCGGATGATGAAGCCGGCTGACTTTGTGCATGTTTGGGAGACGTATGTGGAGAAGGAGGACCAGAGCTACACACCCTGGGAGGATTGTCAAGAAAACTACGAGTACTATGTGGAGAAACTTGCTGATATCCTCAAGTAG
- the LOC113167465 gene encoding hemicentin-1-like — MTQLSSTDSTCAAQWKMWLLQVFSVMYFTALCGAQTVTDVSSSDIPPTSPLPESTTVYNPPVPSLQLKSAWKEIFQSEKVEFTCNIDGSSDWIISLHRNGVKVQESDSNLMFSQDKSVLTITAGTHNAGIYTCTGRHKTRNVSTQPSNSIPLQVHENPSPTLSKSPNFDKMFCGESVTFTCTISVSSGWEYLWYRNGKQINSSTINDYTISSLDLSHNGQYTCITKRSSFGSEVEFSSKESSLQVSEIPVPSLKLITQWPDVFPAESVMMSCEIVERHNWTYTWYRNEKEIQHNSAVSFDKNGATLTVNSASAEHAGQYKCKGHIKGRSVMSILSSGLNLTVYDKKPKPLMTQQPDVGLVYTGESVTYECKVDVSSGWKYHWFKDGSQITNGSSRLDIRNAAVTESGRYRCMASRNQAKYNTEQSDERVLTISVIPVPILKKASIWLDVFPTEDVKLSCGMTINSTNWKYTWYKDGKEIHNDSVVSIDSDTTTLSISHASHSHRGQYSCMGKLKARPVSSSFSSKLTLKVYDKSPKPLMTQQPDVGLVYTGESVTYECKVDVSSGWKYHWFKDGSEILNGSSQFFIHNAAVTESGRYRCMASRNQAKYKTEQSDERVLTISVIPVPSLENVSNWLDVFPTEDVKLSCGMTTNRTHWKYTWYKDGKEFNNDVSFDLDRTNLSISHASHSHRGRYSCMGKLKARPVSSSFSSELTLKVYDTKPNVTLTQTPEHDLMHTGDSVSFYCHVNVSTGWEYLWHKDNSQSLMSGPNPTIVSVATKDSGSYKCQVKRGTTFKSDESRTLKLKVEERPKANIVLLTGWSEVFSTDTLMLKCEVQESQDMWNYTWFKEGQSINASYSEKHAVTPQNDPEQSLYTCQGIRTGRPSYSKPSDSFKTKNLLLKRRVLLSISGCIFFGIIAVFLGCIILRVTRKPVRNTDQPEEPSLFLSMAQLKDRGDAPSPMVDYITDEELNAPAKEEEGNGTICSETTPLTITTPDEAVATENHDKEENNGGLVSFKQ, encoded by the exons ATGACTCAACTCAGCAGCACAGACTCTACATGTGCAGCTCAATGGAAAATGTGGCTTCTCCAGGTCTTCAGTGTCATGT ATTTCACTGCTCTCTGTGGCGCCCAGACT GTCACTGATGTGTCCTCGAGTGACATTCCTCCAACCAGTCCTCTGCCAGAATCTACAACTGTCTACA ACCCTCCCGTACCATCTCTGCAGCTAAAGTCAGCCTGGAAGGAGATTTTCCAGTCTGAGAAAGTGGAGTTCACTTGTAATATCGACGGCAGCTCTGACTGGATTATCAGCTTGCACAGAAATGGAGTGAAAGTTCAAGAATCTGATTCAAATTTGATGTTTTCTCAGGACAAATCAGTGCTTACAATCACTGCAGGAACACATAATGCTGGAATTTATACCTGTACAGGTCGTCACAAAACAAGGAATGTCAGCACTCAGCCTAGTAATTCAATTCCTCTCCAAGTTCATG AAAATCCCAGTCCCACTTTGAGCAAAAGTCCGAATTTTGACAAGATGTTCTGTGGCGAGTCGGTCACCTTCACATGCACGATCAGTGTGTCCTCTGGATGGGAATATCTGTGGTATCGcaatggaaaacaaataaattcatcAACTATAAACGACTACACCATAAGTTCCCTAGATCTTTCTCACAATGGACAGTATACCTGCATAACCAAGAGATCTTCATTCGGTTCAGAAGTTGAGTTCTCCTCAAAGGAAAGTTCTCTTCAGGTCTCTG aaATTCCTGTTCCATCTTTGAAGCTGATCACCCAGTGGCCTGATGTGTTTCCAGCTGAGAGTGTGATGATGAGCTGTGAAATAGTTGAAAGACATAACTGGACGTATACGTGgtacagaaatgaaaaggagaTTCAGCATAATAGTGCTGTTTCTTTTGACAAGAATGGAGCTACTCTTACTGTCAATTCTGCCTCAGCTGAACATGCAGGACAATATAAGTGTAAAGGACACATAAAGGGCAGGTCTGTCATGAGCATCCTTAGTTCTGGACTTAATCTCACGGTGTACG ATAAAAAGCCTAAACCTTTGATGACTCAACAGCCTGATGTTGGCCTGGTGTACACTGGAGAGTCAGTGACATATGAATGTAAAGTTGACGTCtcatctggttggaaatatcACTGGTTCAAAGATGGAAGTCAAATCACCAACGGCAGTAGTCGTTTGGACATCCGCAATGCCGCTGTGACGGAGAGTGGGCGTTATAGGTGTATGGCCTCAAGAAACCAAGCAAAGtacaacacagagcagagtgaTGAACGGGTGTTAACGATATCTG TAATTCCTGTTCCAATATTAAAGAAAGCTTCTATTTGGTTGGATGTGTTTCCCACTGAGGATGTGAAATTGAGCTGTGGGATGACGATTAACAGCACTAACTGGAAATATACATGGTACAAGGATGGAAAGGAAATCCACAATGATAGTGTTGTATCCATTGACTCGGATACAACTACTCTGTCCATCAGTCATGCTTCACATTCACACCGTGGGCAATACAGCTGCATGGGAAAACTCAAGGCCAGgcctgtcagcagcagcttcagttctAAACTAACACTGAAGGTTTATG ATAAAAGCCCTAAACCCTTGATGACTCAACAGCCCGATGTTGGCCTGGTGTACACTGGAGAGTCAGTGACATATGAATGTAAAGTTGACGTCTCATCTGGTTGGAAATACCACTGGTTCAAAGATGGAAGTGAAATCCTTAACGGCAGCAGTCAGTTTTTCATCCACAATGCTGCTGTGACGGAGAGTGGGCGTTATAGGTGTATGGCCTCAAGAAACCAAGCAAAGtacaaaacagagcagagtgaTGAACGGGTGTTAACGATATCTG TAATTCCTGTTCCATCATTAGAGAATGTCTCTAATTGGTTGGATGTGTTTCCCACTGAGGATGTGAAATTGAGCTGTGGGATGACGACTAACAGAACTCACTGGAAATATACATGGTACAAGGATGGAAAGGAATTCAACAATGATGTATCTTTTGACTTGGATAGAACTAATCTGTCCATCAGTCATGCTTCACATTCACACCGTGGGCGTTACAGCTGCATGGGAAAACTCAAGGCCAGGCCTgttagcagcagcttcagttctGAACTAACACTGAAGGTTTATG ATACGAAACCCAAtgtcacactgacacagacaccTGAGCATGACTTGATGCACACTGGAGATTCAGTCTCCTTTTACTGTCACGTTAATGTCTCTACTGGATGGGAATACCTGTGGCACAAAGATAATAGTCAAAGTCTCATGTCTGGACCCAATCCAACCATCGTTTCTGTAGCGACAAAAGACTCTGGATCATATAAATGTCAAGTTAAGAGAGGAACCACTTTTAAATCAGATGAGAGTCGGACTCTTAAACTCAAAGTTGAGG AGCGCCCAAAGGCTAACATAGTCCTGTTAACTGGCTGGTCGGAGGTCTTCTCCACTGATACCCTGATGCTCAAATGTGAAGTGCAGGAAAGCCAGGACATGTGGAACTACACATG GTTCAAAGAGGGCCAGTCAATCAATGCGTCATACAGTGAGAAACATGCGGTCACGCCCCAGAATGACCCAGAACAGAGCCTGTACACCTGCCAGGGCATTCGCACCGGAAGACCATCTTATTCAAAACCCAGTGATTCTTTCAAGACCAAGAACCTAC tTTTGAAGAGGAGGGTGCTTCTTTCCATCTCAGGCTGTATCTTCTTTGGCATCATCGCTGTCTTCCTTGGGTGTATTATTCTCCGGGTGACGCGCAAACCAG TTCGTAATACTGACCAGCCAGAGGAGCCTAGCCTGTTTCTCTCTATGGCTCAGCTAAAGGACCGTGGTG ATGCACCCTCTCCAATGGTTGACTATATCACCGATGAAGAACTGAATGCACCAGCTAAAG AAGAGGAGGGGAACGGCACAATCTGCAGTGAGACAACACCACTAACTATAACCACCCCAGATGAAG cTGTGGCAACTGAAAACCATGATAAAGAAGAGAACAACGGTGGTCTGGTTTCTTTCAAACAATGA